Proteins encoded in a region of the Massilia sp. UMI-21 genome:
- a CDS encoding ATP-binding cassette domain-containing protein has translation MIEVHDVRKKFGAVQALGGVSFTARDGQITALLGPNGAGKTTLLRTLVGLLKRDHGSIAIDGVDPEKDPMEVRRNIGFLTDQFGLYERLSTREYLVYFGELNGMNRAALDQRIGEVSELLGMEEILHRRTKGFSQGQRIKVALARTLLHRPRHLLLDEPSRGLDVMSTRALRTALNALRADGCCVIMATHVMQEVTALCEDVIVIAGGHTVAQGSPEELCRRTGIANLEDAFVSLVGTEEGIA, from the coding sequence ATGATTGAAGTCCACGATGTACGCAAGAAGTTCGGCGCCGTCCAGGCGCTGGGCGGCGTCAGTTTTACCGCCCGCGACGGCCAGATCACGGCCCTGCTCGGCCCCAACGGCGCCGGCAAGACCACCCTGCTGCGCACCCTGGTCGGCCTGCTCAAGCGCGACCACGGCAGCATCGCGATCGACGGCGTCGATCCGGAAAAGGACCCGATGGAAGTGCGCCGCAATATCGGCTTCCTGACCGACCAGTTCGGGCTGTACGAGCGCCTCAGCACCCGCGAATACCTGGTCTACTTCGGCGAACTGAACGGCATGAACCGCGCCGCGCTCGACCAGCGCATCGGGGAGGTGTCCGAGCTGCTGGGCATGGAAGAGATCCTGCATCGCCGCACCAAGGGCTTTTCGCAGGGCCAGCGCATCAAGGTGGCGCTGGCGCGCACCCTGCTGCACCGCCCGCGCCACCTGCTGCTCGACGAACCGAGCCGCGGCCTGGACGTGATGAGCACGCGCGCGCTGCGCACCGCCCTGAACGCCCTGCGCGCGGACGGCTGCTGCGTGATCATGGCGACCCACGTGATGCAGGAAGTGACCGCCCTGTGCGAGGACGTGATCGTGATCGCCGGCGGCCATACCGTGGCCCAGGGCTCGCCCGAAGAATTGTGCCGGCGCACCGGCATCGCCAACCTGGAAGACGCCTTCGTCAGCCTGGTCGGCACCGAGGAAGGAATCGCATGA
- a CDS encoding alpha/beta fold hydrolase: MAASAAGTPAWAAASTAPATAVPATTSRSCHLPGVVDTLRCITLDVPLDHANPAAGKIKLHVTVAPAHRRGTRGDPLFVLAGGPGQAGSDVVGILRTAFSRVRATRDIVFLDQRGTGRSGKLDCKSKPEHEHMTEQQLEAEVHACIAATKAPYAAYTTDAAARDTELVRRALGYGAVNVWGGSYGTRLGQAYARLYPASVRSLVLDGVAAPDQVIQAGSLDAHAALDKMFAQCAAEASCNKAFPNLRAQFDGLVAKLEAGPLKLSLANPRTAQPVEITMTAARFLGTVHNILYSPADARRLPFLVHNAAQGRWQPFIARQNLAGDFGGDSQMAMLLHLAVVCAEDVPRLTPELLASDAGKLTKTLAKQMPAFCKQMNVPAVPYREPARIDAPALLLSGALDPVTPPRRAESAARYMRHAQHVVVANAGHGVSQLGCAPRLLRAFLDKPQEKLDASCLKEIPPPTFQLGSAGPQP; this comes from the coding sequence GGCCACCACCAGCCGCAGCTGCCATCTGCCCGGCGTCGTCGATACCCTGCGCTGCATCACCCTCGACGTCCCGCTCGACCATGCCAATCCGGCCGCCGGCAAGATCAAGCTGCATGTCACCGTCGCCCCGGCGCACCGCAGGGGCACGCGCGGCGACCCGCTGTTCGTGCTGGCCGGCGGCCCCGGCCAGGCCGGCAGCGACGTGGTCGGGATCCTGAGGACCGCCTTCAGCCGTGTCCGGGCTACCCGCGACATCGTGTTCCTCGACCAGCGCGGCACCGGCCGTTCGGGCAAGCTCGATTGCAAGAGCAAGCCCGAGCACGAGCACATGACCGAGCAGCAGCTGGAAGCGGAGGTGCACGCCTGCATCGCCGCCACCAAGGCCCCGTATGCCGCCTACACCACCGATGCCGCCGCCCGCGACACCGAACTGGTGCGCCGCGCGCTCGGCTACGGCGCCGTCAACGTCTGGGGCGGTTCCTATGGCACCCGGCTCGGCCAGGCCTATGCCCGCCTGTATCCTGCCAGCGTGCGCAGCCTGGTGCTCGACGGCGTCGCCGCGCCCGACCAGGTGATCCAGGCCGGCTCCCTCGACGCCCACGCCGCCCTCGACAAGATGTTCGCGCAGTGCGCCGCCGAGGCCAGCTGCAACAAGGCCTTCCCGAACCTGCGCGCGCAGTTCGACGGCCTGGTCGCGAAGCTCGAAGCCGGCCCGCTCAAGCTGTCGCTGGCCAACCCGCGCACCGCGCAGCCGGTCGAGATCACCATGACCGCGGCGCGCTTCCTGGGCACCGTGCACAACATCCTGTACTCCCCGGCCGACGCCCGCCGCCTGCCCTTCCTGGTCCATAACGCGGCGCAGGGACGCTGGCAGCCCTTCATCGCGCGCCAGAACCTGGCGGGCGATTTCGGCGGCGACAGCCAGATGGCGATGCTGCTGCACCTGGCCGTGGTGTGCGCCGAAGACGTTCCGCGCCTGACGCCCGAGCTGCTCGCCTCCGATGCGGGCAAGCTGACCAAGACCCTGGCAAAGCAGATGCCGGCCTTCTGCAAGCAGATGAACGTGCCGGCGGTGCCGTACCGGGAGCCGGCGCGCATCGATGCCCCGGCCCTGCTGCTGTCCGGCGCGCTCGACCCGGTCACGCCGCCGCGCCGCGCCGAAAGCGCGGCCAGGTACATGCGCCACGCCCAGCACGTGGTGGTCGCCAATGCCGGCCACGGCGTCTCGCAGCTCGGCTGCGCGCCGCGCCTGCTGCGCGCATTTCTGGACAAGCCGCAGGAAAAGCTCGACGCGAGCTGCCTGAAAGAGATTCCGCCCCCGACCTTCCAGCTCGGCAGCGCCGGCCCGCAACCATAA